The Candidatus Margulisiibacteriota bacterium genome segment AAATATAAAAGGCGAATGAGTAACTGATAATAAAAATATACATTTATTAGAATCTACAACATGGGGAAGTAACATTTTTTGCCACTCTAACGACAAAGACAACTCTGGTTCATCAAACAATACTACCAAATTGCTTTTATCTTCTAAATATAACTTCGAAAACAGAGATATTATCTGCTTCTCGCCAGAAGAAAGCATACTTAAAGAAACTTGGCAACCATCTTGCTTTTTTCTATAAATATTAACATCAACAGAGCTCTCGTCATATATAAATTGCTTATCATTTAAATATTCATTACAAACTGACACGAACTTTTTTACAGAATCATCTAAATGCTTGTGTTGATCATAAATATCAATCAGTTTCAGAATAAAATACACCAAATGTTGTTTTTTCTTTAAACTATCTTTTTTTTCTAATAGATTCAATATAGTATTTCTATCTTGATCTGATAGATTATTTCCAACTCGATGAATAATAATTTTTACCGTATTTTCATCTAAAGCATCTATAGCCTTGTCGTCAATTGCAGGAAACCCTCTTAATAATTGAGATAGCATTTCTCCGGTTAATTTTGAAAATCCAGATATAGTTGATTTATTTATTAGCTTCTCAATATTACCTATACGTAACTCCACGTCTTCCATACCAAAATGAATTAATATATCTTCACTAATTTCTATATCTTCTTCTATTTCATCAGTTATATAATCATCATCAAAAGACTGATGGCCAACCCGCCTTCTAAATTTGCCTAAATTTTTTAAATCCTCTTCAACCCTGCGATAAGTGGGAAAATACAAAACTGAAAATTTTTTCGAATCGATAATCGCTGCACATTGTTTGAAATTTTCAAACAGAGGCTCAGATGCAAAATACATCAATTCACGAGCCATAATGCGTAAAGGGGCAAACTGTCTTACTTTATTAACAAGAAGATACTGGATTATTTTCTCAATAGAAGTATCTTTCTCTTCAGTTATAAATTTTTTTATATCATTAATATTTATACCTTCAAAAAAACTTTTAGGTATCCTTTTATTATTACTTCTTTCTAACATTTCTATATAGTTTTCCAATTCATATTTCTTAAACTTTATAGTCTTATTATCATCAAAAACCAACATTACACTTTCAAAATTAATTTGAACCAATTTATGATATTTTTGGGTCAAAACAAAATACATAGCATTTAAAATAGTTGTTTTACCTAAACCGTTTTCACCTATTAAAATTTTCACATTATCTTTGAACTTAATATCAACATCGCGAAAACCAAAAAGTTTTGTTATTACAAAGCGTTTTATCACTACATTCTCCTTAACAAAATAGTCGATTACTAAAGCGTATGATTCAATACATTAATATATGATTATAATACTAACAAAATGATTATATCTTTTCAATAAAAGAAAAACAAAAAGAGATTAGGCGTCCTTGCCTAAGCTCTAATGTCGGCGAAAAAGACATCTATTCCAGTTACGCCCTAGCCTCGCCGTCAACAACTCTGCGGCGGCCTCCGGCTAAACCCTAAAGGGCGCCTTGCCTCGATCTCGATGCTGTTTCTGTTCCGTCAATATGCTAGAAACAGCATAGCATATTGCTCCGCCGACATCATCGGATTCGGGAACATAACAGTGGCATGATCTGCAAGCTCACCCTTCGGGCTGCGTCGCTTTTGTTTATAAGGGATAACTTGTTGTTTAGTGAGTTTGGATTTGTTCAGGCTTGCCTGCTTCGACAAACACGCTCCTTGTCGTTGACTCCAGTCAACGATGAGACACTTCAATCGCCGGCCCAGCGGGCACCCCGGCTCTTCGCGTCAGATATGCCACGGACGTTGAACTAAAGCGACAATAGTCGCTAGTCACAACGCTTCTGAAACTTACAACTAAACCAGCCCTTCCTAGTCTACCCCCAATAATTTAAGAAATATTCTCACTTCATTTCGATAGTTATTTATATCTATCAAATAAAGGAGACCTATATGAACACTATCCAGCAAAAACTAAAAGAATATCTGAAACTGAAAGGGTATGCAAAAAAAACCCAAAAAGCATATTTTAGTGCTTTGCGTTGTTTTGAGGATTATTATCATAAAAGCCCAAAACAGCTTGGAAATATAGAAGTCAGGAACTTCCTTCTCCATCTCATCAGGATCAACAGAGCTTCTTCTACTCTCAGAATATATTACTCGGCTCTCAGCGTCGTTTACAAAAACATCCTCAACCAGCCTGAGGTCATGCTCAATATCCCTATGTTCAAAAAAGACAAAAAAAGATTACCTGTCATTCTAAGCCGGGAAGAAATCAACAAAATACTCTCCGTAACTACTAACAAAAAGCACAGAGCCATGATTGCTGTTGCTTATTCTTCCGGACTCAGAGTCTCTGAAGTAGTTAATCTCACGGTAAAAGATATCGACAGTGATAGACTAATGCTCAATATTAGAAAAACTAAAGGCGGTTATGACAGAAGCACTATCCTCTCGAAAAAAACTTTACATATTCTCAGAGAATACTATGCTATTTACAGACCAAACAACTTCTTGTTCCAAGGCAAGAAAAACAACCTTTTTGCTGATGTACAACTTACGACCAGAACAATCCAGCGTGTTTTTCATCAAGCTAAAATAGCTGCTGGCATTACCAAAGATGTCTCCTTCCATTCCCTCCGTCACAGCTTTGCGACTCATCTCATCGAAGACGGCGTTAACATCCTTTTTGTTCAACGCCTGCTTGGCCACGCGCTCCTTAAAACC includes the following:
- a CDS encoding ATP-binding protein, with amino-acid sequence MESYALVIDYFVKENVVIKRFVITKLFGFRDVDIKFKDNVKILIGENGLGKTTILNAMYFVLTQKYHKLVQINFESVMLVFDDNKTIKFKKYELENYIEMLERSNNKRIPKSFFEGININDIKKFITEEKDTSIEKIIQYLLVNKVRQFAPLRIMARELMYFASEPLFENFKQCAAIIDSKKFSVLYFPTYRRVEEDLKNLGKFRRRVGHQSFDDDYITDEIEEDIEISEDILIHFGMEDVELRIGNIEKLINKSTISGFSKLTGEMLSQLLRGFPAIDDKAIDALDENTVKIIIHRVGNNLSDQDRNTILNLLEKKDSLKKKQHLVYFILKLIDIYDQHKHLDDSVKKFVSVCNEYLNDKQFIYDESSVDVNIYRKKQDGCQVSLSMLSSGEKQIISLFSKLYLEDKSNLVVLFDEPELSLSLEWQKMLLPHVVDSNKCIFLLSVTHSPFIFNNDLDKYASGMSLYVKEKA
- a CDS encoding integrase, with the translated sequence MNTIQQKLKEYLKLKGYAKKTQKAYFSALRCFEDYYHKSPKQLGNIEVRNFLLHLIRINRASSTLRIYYSALSVVYKNILNQPEVMLNIPMFKKDKKRLPVILSREEINKILSVTTNKKHRAMIAVAYSSGLRVSEVVNLTVKDIDSDRLMLNIRKTKGGYDRSTILSKKTLHILREYYAIYRPNNFLFQGKKNNLFADVQLTTRTIQRVFHQAKIAAGITKDVSFHSLRHSFATHLIEDGVNILFVQRLLGHALLKTTLIYLHTTSQSLSGINSPFDNF